In Saccharothrix violaceirubra, the following are encoded in one genomic region:
- a CDS encoding bifunctional o-acetylhomoserine/o-acetylserine sulfhydrylase, with product MATARQEPPDMSWSFETKQVHSGASPDPVTGARATPIYQTTSFVFRDTAHGAALFSLAEPGNIYTRIGNPTQDVLEQRVAALEGGVAAVAFASGQAAETATILNLARSGDHVVSSASLYGGTYNLFRYTLPKLGIEVSFVEDPDDFDAWRAAVRPNTKLFFAETLGNPRGNVLDIEAVAEIAHTAGVPLVIDNTVTTPYLLRPLEHGADIVVHSATKYLGGHGTAIAGIVVDGGKFEFSDPEKFPDFNEPDPSYGGLQYWPALGHGAFAAKLRVQGLRDTGAAIAPLTSFLILQGIETLSLRIEKHVANARAIAAWLEQRDEVEKVHYAGLPSSRWHSLASKYLPHGEGAIVSFELRGGVDAGRAFVDGVELFSLLVNIGDVRSLIVHPASTTHAQLSAGEQLIAGVTPGLVRLSIGIEGVEDLKADLEAGFRAAKSVL from the coding sequence ATCGCCACAGCCAGACAGGAGCCCCCTGACATGTCCTGGTCGTTCGAAACCAAGCAGGTCCACTCCGGAGCGTCACCGGACCCGGTGACCGGCGCCCGCGCCACCCCGATCTACCAGACCACGTCCTTCGTCTTCCGCGACACCGCGCACGGCGCGGCGCTGTTCAGCCTCGCGGAGCCGGGCAACATCTACACCCGGATCGGCAACCCGACGCAGGACGTGCTCGAGCAGCGGGTGGCGGCGCTGGAGGGCGGTGTCGCGGCGGTCGCGTTCGCGTCCGGTCAGGCGGCCGAGACCGCGACCATCCTCAACCTCGCCCGCTCCGGCGACCACGTGGTGTCGAGCGCCTCGCTGTACGGGGGCACGTACAACCTCTTCCGCTACACGCTGCCCAAGCTGGGCATCGAGGTCTCGTTCGTGGAGGACCCGGACGACTTCGACGCCTGGCGTGCCGCCGTCCGCCCGAACACCAAGCTGTTCTTCGCCGAGACGCTGGGCAACCCGCGCGGCAACGTCCTCGACATCGAGGCCGTCGCGGAGATCGCGCACACGGCCGGGGTGCCGCTGGTCATCGACAACACGGTGACCACGCCGTACCTGCTCCGGCCGCTGGAGCACGGTGCGGACATCGTGGTGCACTCGGCCACCAAGTACCTGGGCGGACACGGCACCGCCATCGCCGGCATCGTCGTCGACGGCGGCAAGTTCGAGTTCTCGGACCCGGAGAAGTTCCCGGACTTCAACGAGCCCGACCCCAGTTACGGCGGGCTGCAGTACTGGCCCGCCCTCGGTCACGGTGCCTTCGCCGCCAAACTGCGGGTGCAGGGCCTGCGGGACACCGGCGCGGCGATCGCACCGCTGACCAGTTTCCTGATCCTGCAAGGGATCGAGACGCTCTCGCTGCGCATCGAGAAGCACGTCGCGAACGCGCGTGCCATCGCCGCGTGGCTTGAGCAGCGTGATGAGGTCGAGAAGGTGCACTACGCGGGGTTGCCGTCCTCGCGTTGGCACTCGCTCGCCTCGAAGTACCTGCCGCACGGCGAGGGCGCGATCGTGTCGTTCGAGCTGCGCGGCGGGGTGGATGCCGGACGGGCGTTCGTGGACGGCGTCGAACTGTTCAGCCTCCTGGTGAACATCGGCGACGTGCGCAGCCTCATCGTGCACCCGGCGTCGACGACCCACGCTCAGCTCTCGGCAGGGGAGCAGCTGATCGCGGGCGTCACGCCGGGTCTCGTGCGGCTGTCCATCGGCATCGAAGGGGTCGAGGACCTCAAGGCCGACCTGGAGGCCGGTTTCCGGGCAGCCAAGTCGGTGCTGTGA
- the rdmE gene encoding aklavinone 12-hydroxylase RdmE, whose translation MRGDMKVQVLVVGSGLGGASTTLFLARLGIHVLGISKHRGTMPHPRATGQTYRTMELLRVGGVADEVRAGGATGGMVIRIAESLGGPVFRTIVHEEDEIDGGLGPEPYAMASQDHVEPVLVDRARELGAEVRFHTELRSLRQDADGVTALLLDRGTGEEYTVTADYAVGADGGRSLVRTLLGVGRQGPGHLATHIGVIFRGDVGADVGGGRFTLYYLRNPAFTGAFATAHSWPHNLFTVEYDPGSGQTPADFPPERCVDLLRVATDRPDLRPEITAITSWEMSAWVADAFRVGRVFLVGDAAKVTPPTGGLGGNTAIGDGYDVAWKLAAVLRGEAGPGLLDSYEAERRPYARRIVDGSFHNYVERFAPHLAGPDVPAAIDHDTLIMGQRCRSGAVLVEDDDELEDPRTATGRPGFRVPHVVVGHAGRQVSTVDFTGEWTLLTADHAAWRDAPVRVPELDDPEGLLARRLGTGPDGASLIRPDGVVAWRTRAVPDDPATTVTRVLDAVLSR comes from the coding sequence ATGAGAGGGGACATGAAGGTCCAGGTACTGGTCGTCGGCTCCGGCCTCGGCGGCGCGAGCACGACGCTTTTCCTTGCCCGCCTTGGCATCCACGTGCTCGGCATCTCGAAGCACCGGGGCACGATGCCGCACCCGCGCGCCACCGGGCAGACCTATCGGACCATGGAACTGCTGCGCGTCGGGGGCGTCGCGGACGAGGTCCGGGCCGGCGGCGCGACCGGCGGCATGGTCATCAGGATCGCGGAGAGCCTCGGCGGGCCGGTCTTCCGGACGATCGTGCACGAGGAGGACGAGATCGACGGCGGACTCGGCCCCGAACCGTACGCCATGGCGAGCCAGGACCACGTCGAACCCGTGCTGGTGGACCGCGCGCGGGAACTCGGGGCGGAAGTCCGCTTCCACACCGAACTGCGGTCGTTGCGCCAGGACGCGGACGGCGTCACCGCGCTCCTGCTCGACCGCGGGACCGGCGAGGAGTACACGGTCACCGCCGACTACGCCGTGGGCGCGGACGGCGGGCGCAGCCTGGTCCGCACGCTGCTCGGCGTCGGCCGACAGGGCCCCGGCCACCTGGCAACGCACATCGGCGTGATCTTCCGCGGCGACGTCGGCGCGGACGTCGGAGGGGGCCGGTTCACGCTCTACTACCTGCGCAACCCCGCCTTCACCGGCGCGTTCGCCACGGCGCACTCCTGGCCGCACAACCTGTTCACCGTCGAGTACGACCCCGGATCCGGGCAGACGCCCGCCGACTTCCCGCCCGAGCGCTGCGTCGACCTGCTGCGGGTCGCGACCGACCGGCCCGACCTGCGACCGGAGATCACCGCGATCACGTCGTGGGAGATGTCGGCGTGGGTCGCGGACGCGTTCCGGGTCGGCCGGGTGTTCCTCGTCGGCGACGCGGCCAAGGTCACGCCGCCGACCGGCGGCCTCGGCGGCAACACCGCGATCGGCGACGGGTACGACGTGGCGTGGAAGCTCGCGGCCGTCCTGCGCGGCGAGGCCGGCCCCGGGCTGTTGGACAGCTACGAGGCCGAACGCCGCCCGTACGCGCGGCGGATCGTCGACGGGTCGTTCCACAACTACGTCGAGCGGTTCGCGCCGCACCTGGCCGGCCCGGACGTGCCCGCGGCGATCGACCACGACACGTTGATCATGGGTCAGCGGTGCCGTTCGGGCGCGGTGCTCGTCGAGGACGACGACGAACTCGAGGACCCGCGAACGGCCACCGGGCGACCGGGTTTCCGCGTCCCGCACGTGGTCGTCGGACACGCCGGGCGGCAGGTGTCCACTGTGGACTTCACGGGCGAGTGGACGTTGCTCACCGCCGACCACGCGGCGTGGCGCGACGCACCCGTCCGCGTGCCGGAGCTGGACGACCCGGAGGGCCTGCTCGCCCGGCGCCTGGGCACCGGCCCGGACGGCGCGTCGCTGATCCGCCCGGACGGCGTGGTCGCCTGGCGCACCAGGGCGGTGCCGGACGACCCGGCCACGACCGTCACGCGGGTGCTCGACGCGGTCCTGTCACGCTGA